TTCTCCAATCGTCAGCTACACCAGGTCAGTGAGGCTGGGCCAGGGGGTGTCCGGGCCTTCCCCAATGGTCAGCTACACCAGGTCAGTGAGGCTGGGCCAGGGGGCGTCCGGACCTTCTCCCATGGTCAGGAACTCTGCCCAGTTGCCACGGAAACCATGTGAGTAGACTCCTGTGTCAACGACAAGGCCCCAGTAGAGACTGTGGGCAGTCTTGTCTCGGAGAGCGGTGcgcgcctctctctctgtcacattgtAGCTGACATTGATGAGCTGCAGGACCAGCAGGTGTAGTAGTCCACTAGTCACTATGCAGCTATACCAcgcacaggtgaaacacagtgctgagctggaacacacacacacacacacactgaatagaGGACATGACTCATACATTCCTGAAAACCATCTCTAgcccctaacccaaaccctctaTTTTTGGAAACCAGATGTGTTAACAATGGGCTAAGAGGAGCCTTAATACACAGATTCCGCCTATCTGGTTTCCACAGACCTACAAAACACTCATGGGGGAGGGAAGGGGCTATACATATACAAATCTGAGCAACATAACATTTATTACAGTGCTGAGTGGGAGACAAAATGGCAGTTACACTACACACATAACAACAAAACAAGCATTATCAGCAAACACACATTTACCCTTACACAACAAAGCCATGCTGAGCCACAGTAACTGCTCTGTAAATCTGGGTCAGTAGGAGGGCAGGTAGGGGAAAATATAATGAATCAACCTACATTTCCCCTATAAATATCCAATTATTCAAAAACATCACAGCTTTAAGTGTCCCAGACAAAAGAAAATACTGCTTTGATGCAAATAAAAAACACTTGTTCCCTTAGAGTTACCAGGATTGGAATTACGAAGTGGTTTGTTCGTTATGTTCGACTGTGGTGAATGAGCCTACAGCAGCCAAGGTGATAATGGCTGGGGTCATTTTTGCTTGTGTTTCCTGttctccaaatagcattttaaaGTGTTTAAATTGTAAagaaatgcagtaaatgagcTTCAACTTTCAACCCGCTCCCCGACCTCACTAAAACCGTGGTTACGGCCAGTGGGTATTTTAGGACACTATTGATCTACACCACCTTATTTTAGCCTCTGATGCCGAACATgctgactacaccgctcgcgTCTCATGCGTTGCagaataaatgtacacatacatggtattcaatcattgcacccacactgttTACGCGAGTTAAAGAGCATCCacgtagccaggcgctaaaatagaacttggttctatttgtgatgcttgATGCGCTGCAAgttctgcctctcccatctcctcattggtttttaggagcatatgcCCACGTgtgtgattgaaagatgaactgaggtccacactccagtcggtTGTGGTAATGCACCTAAcattggttgccaaccgccatataaagtccaaagaagaatcCTGAAGGAGATATTACTCAAAACAATCttttacccttttatctgtggattaattgtcggagtagaggaccttgtgcatttcaggtaaaatagcCACCCAATGTTAATATACCAGAACAAatgagctagcaacagcaagctagctggttaaattgccataaatatttaatgctttttgacctgtccagaaattaatataattggttcagagtttgttatgatatttcaacctgcgtctCCTGATCGTatctggtgtgggtggacaaaatcgACATGCACGCgtgcggtctggtcagcatgtaacagcttgtgtgtgtgcattatgtatggtgtgtgttacctgtgctGGTTGTAGACGCCAGGGCAGTAGACCAGAGCGGTGACAAGGTGCTGTTGAGGACACACGCTGCGCAGTACCAGACTGATCCCATACAGAGAGgtcagcaggaagaggaggagtgtcAACAGGAAGCTGCGGTGATTGGACTGGCCCACACAGCTGTTTATCCTACCACAGTGatgacatgacacacacacagacacagacagccaATACACTGTACTAAGATCATTGGGTTACACCACACACAGTACAGCGCTGACTAATTTGGATGAGAGCACCTGCTGCTAgataatgtacagttgaagttggaagtttacatacacttaggttggagtcattaaaactcgtgtctcaaccactccacaaatttattgttaacaaactatagttttggcaagtcggttaggacatctactttgtgcatgacacaagtcatttttccaacacttGTTTACATACcgtttatttcacttataattcacagtatcacaattccagtgggtcagaagtttacatacaccaagttgactgtgcctttaaacagcttagaaaattccagaaatgtatctaatggctttagaagcttctgataggctaattgacataatttgagtcaattggaggtgtacctgtacttcaaggcctaccttcaaactcagtgcctctttgcttgacatcatgggaaaatctaaagaaatcagccaagacttcagaaaaataattgtagacctccacaagtctggttcatccttgggaccaatttccaaacacctgaaagtaccacgttcatctgtacaaacaatagtacgcaaatataaacaccatgggaccacggagcagtcataccgctcaggaaggagacgcgttctgtctcctagagatgaacgtacgttggtgcaaaaagtgcaaatcaatcacgtGTGTGATCATGGAGACGCgttaagcttggtcgcaaatgggtcttccaaatggacaatgacctcaagcatacttccaaagttgtggcaaaatggcttaaggacagcaaagtcaaggtattggagtggccatcacaaagccctgaccttaatcctatagaaaatgtgtgggcagaactgaaaaagcgtgtgtgatcatggaggcctacaaacctgactcatttacaccagctctgtcaggaggaatgtgccaaaattcacccaacttattgtgggaagcttgtggaagactaccctaaatgtttggcccaagttaaacaatttaaaggcaatgctaccaactaCTAATTGAGTGCGtgaacttctgatccactgggaatgtgatgaaagaaataacagtTTAAATAGAtcattccctctactattattctgacatttcattcttaaaataaaatggtgatcttaactgaccttaaatgtcaggaattgcgaaaaacagtttaaatgtatttggctaaggtgtatgtaaacttctgacttcaactgtaagatgTACTTAGAACCCATGAttacaccaaacacacacacatctaaagggtTTGAAGGTTATTTTTTTTGcacgattgtgtgtgtgttacagatcAGTGAGTTTCTCAGACACACAGGCCTATGGCTGATGACAGAGACAAGAGAATGTCACTGATAATTGCTGAGACATCGCTTCTTAGGTCTGGCATGACACTGCGGAGACATTGCTTTGACGTGGCTGTGTAATAATTGACAGATGAGCCTCCTGTGTGTCCAGGCAGACAGAGGTGTTTTAATGGGACCCACCAGACACAGTGGTGGTCCAGCCTCAGGACACAGATGTTACAGATCCTGCAGTGTCCCGCCCTGGGGGGCCGCAAAACCCTGCACACAGAGCACCAGTTCCTGCTCTGCCCACTATCCATCTGCTCCACCCCCTGGCCCTGCTGCTCCAACCCACTACCCTGATTGGCAAGCATTACTTCCTGCCCGACCCCGTTGTGGCCGGGGTCTCTGTCCGGTGGAGGGCTGTGATAGGTCACTGTGCTGTGGACGTAAGCCGGGTGTGGCCATACGTAGCGAGGTTCTCTCTTGGTGTGGACAAGGGCGGCCAGAGTCAGGGCCACCCCCAAGGTCACTGTGCCCAACTGGGTCAGCCCTACATCCCCCCTGGGGAAGATCTCGGTGAGGAAGAGGTAGTACATGTAGCCCAGGGAGAACAGGGCCAGGCTGAGGAAGAACAGGGTCCGGCCCTTCTTACGGTGGGTGACATAGTAGTACCATAGAACCAGGACCGGTAGAGCAGTCAGAACAACTATACCCAACAGGAAGTGAAGGGCTGCGACGTGTAGGAGGACAGGAAGTAGGAGCAGTGGGGGGAGCACCGATAGGTCGACACGCCGGGCTCCACCCCAGAACCAGGGAACACGG
This window of the Oncorhynchus keta strain PuntledgeMale-10-30-2019 chromosome 4, Oket_V2, whole genome shotgun sequence genome carries:
- the LOC118370004 gene encoding palmitoyltransferase ZDHHC23-B-like isoform X2, with the protein product MKNCTGPILVDRYRSQNDLRLITFQAPWLSVMKKRANKALEQDEPLCCCEYVDRQGTRSHVAACCCDCEDLDDACDRWLKKEPQKANSLSHLVTVMTDRLRVPWFWGGARRVDLSVLPPLLLLPVLLHVAALHFLLGIVVLTALPVLVLWYYYVTHRKKGRTLFFLSLALFSLGYMYYLFLTEIFPRGDVGLTQLGTVTLGVALTLAALVHTKREPRYVWPHPAYVHSTVTYHSPPPDRDPGHNGVGQEVMLANQGSGLEQQGQGVEQMDSGQSRNWCSVCRVLRPPRAGHCRICNICVLRLDHHCVWINSCVGQSNHRSFLLTLLLFLLTSLYGISLVLRSVCPQQHLVTALVYCPGVYNQHSSALCFTCAWYSCIVTSGLLHLLVLQLINVSYNVTEREARTALRDKTAHSLYWGLVVDTGVYSHGFRGNWAEFLTMGEGPDAPWPSLTDLV
- the LOC118370004 gene encoding palmitoyltransferase ZDHHC23-B-like isoform X1; this encodes MSSLLKGLNGATIGFRCFPWHNSIARSFMSEGRRQILYLVGLTTLLGRRLITFQAPWLSVMKKRANKALEQDEPLCCCEYVDRQGTRSHVAACCCDCEDLDDACDRWLKKEPQKANSLSHLVTVMTDRLRVPWFWGGARRVDLSVLPPLLLLPVLLHVAALHFLLGIVVLTALPVLVLWYYYVTHRKKGRTLFFLSLALFSLGYMYYLFLTEIFPRGDVGLTQLGTVTLGVALTLAALVHTKREPRYVWPHPAYVHSTVTYHSPPPDRDPGHNGVGQEVMLANQGSGLEQQGQGVEQMDSGQSRNWCSVCRVLRPPRAGHCRICNICVLRLDHHCVWINSCVGQSNHRSFLLTLLLFLLTSLYGISLVLRSVCPQQHLVTALVYCPGVYNQHSSALCFTCAWYSCIVTSGLLHLLVLQLINVSYNVTEREARTALRDKTAHSLYWGLVVDTGVYSHGFRGNWAEFLTMGEGPDAPWPSLTDLV
- the LOC118370004 gene encoding palmitoyltransferase ZDHHC23-B-like isoform X4, with protein sequence MKKRANKALEQDEPLCCCEYVDRQGTRSHVAACCCDCEDLDDACDRWLKKEPQKANSLSHLVTVMTDRLRVPWFWGGARRVDLSVLPPLLLLPVLLHVAALHFLLGIVVLTALPVLVLWYYYVTHRKKGRTLFFLSLALFSLGYMYYLFLTEIFPRGDVGLTQLGTVTLGVALTLAALVHTKREPRYVWPHPAYVHSTVTYHSPPPDRDPGHNGVGQEVMLANQGSGLEQQGQGVEQMDSGQSRNWCSVCRVLRPPRAGHCRICNICVLRLDHHCVWINSCVGQSNHRSFLLTLLLFLLTSLYGISLVLRSVCPQQHLVTALVYCPGVYNQHSSALCFTCAWYSCIVTSGLLHLLVLQLINVSYNVTEREARTALRDKTAHSLYWGLVVDTGVYSHGFRGNWAEFLTMGEGPDAPWPSLTDLV
- the LOC118370004 gene encoding palmitoyltransferase ZDHHC23-B-like isoform X3: MSFAKSTFNVRLITFQAPWLSVMKKRANKALEQDEPLCCCEYVDRQGTRSHVAACCCDCEDLDDACDRWLKKEPQKANSLSHLVTVMTDRLRVPWFWGGARRVDLSVLPPLLLLPVLLHVAALHFLLGIVVLTALPVLVLWYYYVTHRKKGRTLFFLSLALFSLGYMYYLFLTEIFPRGDVGLTQLGTVTLGVALTLAALVHTKREPRYVWPHPAYVHSTVTYHSPPPDRDPGHNGVGQEVMLANQGSGLEQQGQGVEQMDSGQSRNWCSVCRVLRPPRAGHCRICNICVLRLDHHCVWINSCVGQSNHRSFLLTLLLFLLTSLYGISLVLRSVCPQQHLVTALVYCPGVYNQHSSALCFTCAWYSCIVTSGLLHLLVLQLINVSYNVTEREARTALRDKTAHSLYWGLVVDTGVYSHGFRGNWAEFLTMGEGPDAPWPSLTDLV